The Paenibacillus sophorae genome has a segment encoding these proteins:
- a CDS encoding SDR family NAD(P)-dependent oxidoreductase produces the protein MIETLISIQENIISNKKVWFITGYFEELAQEQIERQLGMALIGPMNITRAVLPVKRKQRSGHVISISSGAGLLGFEFCSAYAASKFGLEGWMESLHSEVAPFGINTIIVNAGLFRLQQMVLISSFSLMMRRTQNNTEINWNEVLLMS, from the coding sequence ATTATTGAAACTTTAATATCCATTCAGGAAAATATAATATCTAACAAAAAAGTTTGGTTTATTACGGGTTACTTTGAGGAACTCGCCCAAGAGCAGATCGAGAGGCAATTGGGAATGGCACTCATAGGCCCGATGAACATCACACGTGCGGTCCTGCCTGTGAAGCGCAAGCAGCGTTCGGGCCACGTCATCTCGATCTCTTCGGGCGCGGGCCTGCTCGGGTTCGAATTCTGCTCCGCTTACGCAGCGTCGAAGTTTGGCCTTGAAGGCTGGATGGAGTCGCTGCATTCAGAAGTTGCACCATTTGGTATTAATACAATCATTGTTAACGCGGGATTATTCCGCTTGCAACAGATGGTCCTTATTTCGTCCTTTTCTTTGATGATGAGGAGAACTCAGAACAATACGGAAATCAATTGGAACGAAGTTCTATTGATGTCTTAA
- a CDS encoding cyclophilin-like fold protein, whose translation MKKLFYSDFSYSSGLISLGRIDSGIETLANMNGEFTVTVEVLE comes from the coding sequence ATGAAGAAACTTTTCTATAGCGATTTCAGCTATTCAAGTGGCCTAATTTCATTGGGACGTATTGATTCCGGCATTGAAACCCTCGCAAATATGAACGGTGAGTTCACCGTAACGGTTGAAGTATTAGAATAA
- a CDS encoding flavodoxin, translated as MKKAILLFLVSLLVLSLAACGNNSSDDSNTVINMPGNASAIPIENNMPVNASANPAENNNATQPVPSDQKILIAYFSRVGNTDFDANVDAITSASLNLQDGVLAGNTEIIADMIQDTVGGDLFLIETANKFPADYDTVLDLGQQQQQENARLELSAHVENMEDYDTVFIGFPNWWSDLPMAVYTFLEEYDFSGKTVIPFSTHGGSGFSRNEQTLKRMLTGATVLDGLAVRGGDAIDAQRDVEEWLGQLGMSN; from the coding sequence ATGAAAAAAGCGATTTTATTATTCCTTGTATCTCTGTTAGTTCTTTCCTTGGCAGCTTGCGGAAATAACTCTTCAGATGATAGTAATACGGTAATCAACATGCCGGGCAATGCTTCTGCTATTCCTATTGAAAATAACATGCCGGTGAATGCTTCTGCTAATCCTGCTGAAAATAACAATGCAACTCAGCCGGTACCCAGTGATCAAAAAATCCTCATAGCGTACTTTTCCCGCGTCGGAAATACGGATTTTGATGCAAATGTGGACGCCATTACCAGCGCAAGTCTAAATCTCCAAGACGGTGTGCTTGCAGGCAATACGGAAATTATTGCAGATATGATTCAGGATACTGTTGGCGGCGATCTGTTTCTCATTGAAACCGCAAATAAATTTCCTGCCGATTACGATACGGTTTTAGATTTGGGACAGCAGCAGCAGCAGGAAAATGCACGTCTAGAACTGAGCGCTCATGTGGAAAACATGGAAGATTACGATACAGTCTTTATTGGTTTCCCGAACTGGTGGAGCGACCTGCCTATGGCAGTTTATACCTTTCTGGAGGAATACGACTTTTCGGGTAAAACCGTGATCCCGTTTAGCACCCATGGAGGCAGCGGATTTTCAAGAAATGAGCAAACGTTAAAAAGGATGTTGACCGGTGCAACCGTGTTGGATGGTCTTGCCGTTAGAGGCGGAGATGCCATCGATGCGCAGCGTGATGTGGAAGAATGGCTGGGTCAGCTTGGAATGTCTAACTGA
- a CDS encoding DUF4405 domain-containing protein, with product MKPQAIIKIAVDLIMTVLLPILMAFILTGQKVHEWLGTAMFVMFITHNVLNFKWYKNLWKGKYTAFRIFQTVVNLSVFICMIGLMVSGIMMSRYPFAFLSISGGMSFARELHMLASHWGFILMSVHVGLHWNMIMLMTRKAVKANPPSDIRKVILRVIAAAIAAYGVYAFIRHDIVSYLFLKIMFISFEFEQFPILFFTDYLAMMGLCICIAYYAAKGMQRISSPKRRRLKK from the coding sequence ATGAAACCCCAAGCAATCATTAAAATAGCGGTTGATCTAATCATGACGGTATTGCTGCCGATTTTGATGGCATTCATTCTGACCGGACAAAAAGTGCATGAATGGCTCGGAACTGCAATGTTTGTGATGTTTATCACCCACAACGTGCTGAACTTCAAATGGTACAAAAATCTGTGGAAAGGGAAGTATACAGCTTTCCGCATCTTTCAAACCGTGGTGAATCTGTCGGTATTTATATGTATGATCGGGCTGATGGTCAGCGGCATAATGATGTCCCGTTATCCATTCGCTTTTCTGTCTATTAGCGGCGGAATGTCCTTTGCAAGGGAATTGCATATGCTTGCCTCCCATTGGGGCTTTATCTTAATGTCCGTTCATGTCGGTTTGCATTGGAACATGATTATGTTGATGACGCGAAAAGCGGTAAAAGCAAATCCGCCGTCTGATATCCGTAAGGTTATATTACGGGTCATCGCAGCAGCGATAGCCGCATACGGCGTATATGCCTTTATCAGGCACGATATTGTTTCGTATCTTTTTTTGAAAATCATGTTCATTTCCTTTGAATTTGAACAATTCCCGATATTATTTTTTACGGATTATTTGGCAATGATGGGGCTATGTATCTGTATTGCTTATTATGCTGCAAAAGGTATGCAACGGATTTCATCCCCCAAAAGGAGGCGGTTAAAAAAGTGA
- a CDS encoding cyclophilin-like fold protein, which produces MSTRTKSKFITLLLALLMFIIGFGHQTVFAADSTQQADTLKNLGLFRGTDAGYELDKPVTRGQAAVMLVRLLGVENEALNGNYSHPFTDVPKWADKYVAYMYDNGLTKGMSNKLFDPNGICSHQMYSTFMLRALAYEDGVDFTFASAMQEAQEIGLFDTATSSFLRGDMVAVSYSALATRLKNSDLTLLDKLVADGAVDARVADSVQRLFATSHSDNARIKLILDNEEFIVDMYDNPTSRDFLTMLPITLSFEDFVGKEKISYLSRKLDTEPAPSNSGPSVGEFAYYAPWGNLAIFYNESASTGNGLIVLGKINSGMQELEEKLADISDNFKMTIERID; this is translated from the coding sequence TTGAGTACTAGAACAAAATCGAAATTTATTACATTGCTGCTCGCTTTATTGATGTTTATTATAGGATTCGGTCATCAAACCGTATTTGCTGCTGATTCTACTCAGCAAGCAGATACTCTAAAGAATTTGGGGCTATTCCGCGGAACCGATGCAGGCTATGAACTGGATAAACCAGTTACCCGCGGCCAAGCAGCTGTTATGCTGGTTCGTCTATTGGGCGTGGAAAACGAGGCACTGAACGGTAATTACAGCCATCCCTTCACCGATGTACCTAAATGGGCTGACAAATACGTTGCTTACATGTACGACAACGGGTTGACAAAAGGTATGAGCAACAAGCTTTTCGATCCTAACGGGATATGCAGTCACCAAATGTATTCTACTTTTATGCTTCGCGCGTTAGCTTACGAGGATGGAGTGGACTTTACCTTTGCGTCGGCAATGCAAGAAGCGCAGGAGATTGGTCTGTTCGATACAGCGACCAGCAGTTTCCTTCGGGGAGATATGGTTGCCGTATCTTATTCTGCGCTGGCTACCAGACTAAAGAACAGCGATCTCACCTTGTTGGACAAATTAGTGGCTGATGGTGCGGTTGACGCTAGAGTCGCAGATTCTGTTCAACGTCTATTTGCAACTAGCCATTCTGATAATGCCAGAATAAAACTGATTCTTGACAATGAGGAGTTCATCGTTGACATGTATGACAATCCGACCAGCAGGGACTTTCTGACGATGCTCCCGATAACCTTATCATTCGAGGACTTCGTCGGAAAGGAAAAAATCAGTTATTTATCACGGAAATTAGATACCGAACCAGCACCGTCAAACAGTGGTCCTTCTGTTGGCGAATTTGCTTACTACGCTCCCTGGGGGAATCTGGCTATATTTTACAACGAGTCTGCTAGCACTGGGAATGGACTTATTGTATTAGGAAAGATTAATTCCGGCATGCAGGAGCTTGAAGAAAAGTTAGCGGATATAAGCGATAATTTTAAAATGACAATTGAAAGAATCGATTAA